From a single Glycine soja cultivar W05 chromosome 19, ASM419377v2, whole genome shotgun sequence genomic region:
- the LOC114397992 gene encoding probable receptor-like protein kinase At1g30570 codes for MSSTLAALFGGAAGAVALVGIAIILIWFCLSRQRNVSRTSETGSSDPSQVGRHGAIELPIRDTRRFEMEELSLATKNFSDKNLIGEGKFGEVYKGLLQDGMLVAIKKRRGLASQEFVDEVHYLSSIHHRNLVSLLGYCQENNLQFLIYEYVPNGSVSSHLYGAGQNPQEKLEFKHRLSIAQGAAKGLAHLHSLSPRLVHKNFKTTNVLVDENFIAKVADAGLRNFLGRVDIAGSSSQVATDEIFLASEVREFRRFSEKSDVYSFGVFLLELLSGKEAIEPPFPDSNQNLVEWVLSNQDRGMMSYIIDRRLESSFTAEGMEEYILLIIRCLDPSSERRPAMSYVEMELDRILEKEMNLTTVMGEGTPTVTLGSQLFKSTK; via the exons ATGTCAAGTACTCTTGCAGCATTATTTGGAGGAGCTGCAGGAGCCGTGGCATTGGTAGGGATTGCTATAATACTTATATGGTTTTGTTTGTCTCGCCAAAGGAATGTTTCTAGGACTTCAGAGACAGGGTCCTCTGATCCTTCTCAAG TGGGAAGACATGGTGCAATTGAGTTGCCTATACGAGATACTAGGCGATTTGAGATGGAAGAACTATCTCTGGccacaaaaaatttcagtgaCAAGAATTTGATTGGGGAAGGGAAATTTGGGGAGGTATACAAGGGTTTACTTCAAGATGGGATGCTTGTAGCTATCAAAAAACGCCGTGGACTTGCTAGTCAGGAATTTGTTGATGAG GTACACTATCTCTCATCTATTCACCATCGGAATCTTGTCAGTCTTTTAGGCTACTGCCAGGAGAACAATCTGCAGTTTCTTATATACGAATATGTGCCTAATGGAAGCGTCTCCAGTCACTTGTATG GTGCCGGTCAAAACCCGCAAGAGAAGCTAGAATTCAAGCATAGACTTTCAATAGCTCAAGGTGCAGCTAAAG GTTTGGCTCATCTTCACTCTTTGAGTCCCCGTTTAGTGCATAAGAATTTCAAAACCACTAATGTTCTTGTGGATGAAAACTTCATTGCTAAGGTGGCGGATGCTGGACTTCGCAATTTTTTGGGGAGAGTTGACATTGCAGGCTCCTCTTCTCAAGTGGCAACAGATGAAATATTCCTTGCATCAGA GGTGAGAGAGTTCAGACGATTTTCTGAAAAGAGCGATGTATACAGCTTTGGGGTATTTTTGCTGGAATTGTTAAGTGGGAAAGAAGCAATAGAACCACCATTTCCGGACTCTAATCAAAATCTGGTTGAATGG GTACTAAGCAATCAAGACCGTGGCATGATGTCTTACATCATTGATCGGAGATTGGAGAGTAGTTTTACAGCTGAAGGAATGGAAGAGTACATCTTGCTCATAATTAGATGCTTAGATCCTTCAAGTGAGAGGCGACCTGCCATGAGCTATGTGGAAATGGAACTTGATCGGATCCTAGAGAAGGAAATGAACTTGACAACAGTCATGGGAGAAGGAACTCCAACTGTGACTCTTGGAAGTCAATTAttcaaatcaacaaaataa